In the Haloferula helveola genome, one interval contains:
- the fabF gene encoding beta-ketoacyl-ACP synthase II, whose product MSERRVVITGVGCVSPLGNDAETTWSGMKEGRSGIGRITHLDPSPYGCQIAGEVKDFDAESYFRNPKDARRADRYVQLAVGAARMAYDASGIGETEGLDLTRVGAIVSSGIGGLGTLENEHAKLVEKEGAKVSPFLIPMMIANIGSGIFSMEFGLGGPNMAIVTACATSNNSIGEAWRIIKFGDADAMVAGGAEASILPCGLAGFGSMRALSTRNDDPQAASRPFDKDRDGFVMGEGAGVVVLEELEHAKRRGATIIAELAGYGASADAYHLSAPSPDGSGPARAMQMALRHAGLNPEDVDYLNAHATSTGLGDVAEVKAIQLAFGDHVRNGLKVSSTKSMTGHMLGAAGGAELLACLMAIRDGVIPPTINVDNQDPECAVDCVPNTAIEQKVDVALSNSFGFGGHNASLLVKRYA is encoded by the coding sequence ATGAGCGAACGACGAGTTGTGATCACCGGAGTGGGCTGCGTGAGTCCGTTGGGCAACGATGCCGAAACCACGTGGAGCGGCATGAAGGAAGGTCGCAGCGGGATCGGCCGGATCACCCACCTGGATCCGAGCCCCTACGGCTGCCAGATCGCCGGCGAGGTGAAGGACTTCGACGCCGAGAGCTACTTCCGGAATCCGAAGGATGCCCGTCGTGCCGACCGCTACGTCCAGCTCGCCGTCGGCGCCGCCCGTATGGCCTACGACGCATCCGGGATCGGGGAAACCGAAGGTCTCGACCTGACCCGTGTCGGTGCGATTGTCAGCAGCGGTATCGGTGGCCTCGGAACGCTTGAGAACGAGCACGCCAAGCTGGTCGAGAAGGAGGGCGCCAAGGTGTCGCCTTTCCTGATCCCGATGATGATCGCCAACATCGGCAGCGGAATCTTTTCCATGGAGTTCGGGCTCGGTGGTCCGAACATGGCCATCGTGACGGCCTGCGCGACGTCGAACAACTCGATCGGTGAAGCGTGGCGGATCATCAAATTCGGCGACGCCGACGCCATGGTGGCCGGCGGTGCCGAAGCGAGTATCCTGCCCTGCGGTCTTGCCGGCTTCGGCAGCATGCGTGCGCTGAGCACGCGGAACGACGATCCGCAGGCGGCTTCACGGCCCTTCGACAAGGACCGCGACGGCTTCGTCATGGGCGAGGGTGCCGGTGTGGTCGTGCTTGAGGAGCTCGAGCACGCCAAGCGCCGTGGTGCGACGATCATCGCCGAGCTGGCCGGCTACGGTGCGAGTGCCGACGCCTACCACCTGAGCGCTCCTTCTCCGGACGGATCGGGTCCGGCCCGCGCGATGCAGATGGCCTTGCGCCACGCCGGGCTGAATCCGGAAGACGTCGATTATCTCAATGCTCACGCGACCTCGACCGGTCTCGGAGATGTTGCGGAGGTGAAGGCCATCCAGCTCGCCTTCGGCGATCATGTCCGCAACGGTCTCAAGGTCAGTTCGACCAAGTCGATGACCGGACACATGCTCGGAGCTGCCGGTGGCGCCGAGTTGCTCGCCTGCCTGATGGCGATCCGTGACGGTGTGATTCCTCCGACGATCAACGTCGATAACCAGGACCCCGAGTGCGCTGTCGATTGCGTGCCGAACACCGCGATCGAGCAGAAGGTCGATGTGGCCCTGAGCAACAGCTTCGGCTTCGGCGGACACAACGCCTCGCTGCTGGTCAAACGCTACGCGTAA
- the rpsU gene encoding 30S ribosomal protein S21, producing the protein MSDKSMRGVNVKKGEPVDRALKRLKTKLDTEGILEEMRRRRAFESPTQRKLRKQRTAPKRHKVRWRYMSPAQEAKAEEQAAAAAKAP; encoded by the coding sequence ATGAGCGACAAAAGCATGCGTGGAGTGAACGTCAAAAAGGGCGAACCGGTTGACCGGGCCCTGAAGCGCCTCAAGACCAAACTCGATACCGAAGGGATTCTCGAGGAAATGCGTCGTCGCCGGGCCTTCGAGTCACCGACCCAACGCAAGCTCCGCAAGCAACGCACCGCTCCGAAGCGTCACAAGGTGCGCTGGCGCTACATGAGCCCCGCCCAGGAAGCCAAGGCGGAGGAACAAGCGGCGGCAGCAGCCAAGGCTCCCTGA